Proteins from a genomic interval of Desulfurella sp.:
- a CDS encoding uroporphyrinogen-III synthase — protein MYRIHKEQFSLYIDCGIGLEFFPDIYKLAYFESNIPGKFLLKAHNKTKDINKAEVIVRCHYKQSEVINFSNAPKILFCANKDDLIKYTIQYENTYNMCPVNVFEFEALDFDLPEKSIDRVFFSSKRAFDFFVKKAGMSFLCGKELFAVGKQTAEYIKNFGFSVKHPSIYTSSELDLKDTLVVCPKEHGVYDEKAIVLEVYQTLMAKDIDYYTYDCDFDFALVSSPLAFKYLIDTFKDYPGRVKKNIICIGTTTQKAVEKFGYSCIIPKEFTIPAMFKLLEDLN, from the coding sequence ATTAGCTTATTTTGAAAGCAATATACCAGGGAAGTTTTTATTAAAAGCGCACAATAAAACAAAAGATATAAATAAAGCTGAGGTTATTGTAAGATGCCATTATAAGCAAAGCGAAGTGATTAATTTTTCTAATGCTCCAAAAATATTGTTTTGCGCAAATAAAGATGATTTAATTAAATATACAATTCAATATGAAAATACATACAATATGTGTCCTGTAAATGTGTTTGAGTTTGAAGCACTTGATTTTGATTTACCAGAAAAAAGCATAGATCGCGTGTTTTTTTCAAGCAAAAGAGCTTTTGACTTTTTTGTTAAAAAAGCTGGTATGAGTTTTTTGTGCGGCAAAGAACTGTTTGCGGTGGGCAAGCAAACGGCAGAATACATAAAAAACTTTGGCTTTAGCGTGAAACATCCATCAATTTACACATCAAGCGAGCTTGATTTAAAAGATACGCTTGTTGTTTGTCCAAAAGAACATGGAGTCTATGATGAAAAAGCGATAGTGCTTGAAGTATATCAAACACTTATGGCAAAAGACATTGACTATTATACTTATGATTGTGATTTTGATTTTGCACTGGTCAGCAGCCCGCTTGCTTTTAAGTATTTAATAGATACTTTTAAAGACTATCCTGGGCGTGTTAAAAAAAATATTATTTGTATTGGTACCACTACGCAAAAAGCAGTAGAAAAATTTGGATATTCTTGTATAATACCAAAAGAATTTACAATACCTGCAATGTTTAAATTATTGGAGGATTTAAATTGA